ACGTTCCAATGATAGGTTTAAGATCGAAACGTATATTATCGGATACGGTCATATATATCATACTGATATTAATGGTGTTCATTTGGTTGTTCCCCTTAGTATGGATGATATTGCGCGCATTCGACGCAAACACTTCTTCTACCTCGACGACTATTTTCCCGACGGAATATACCTGGAATAATTTCAGAAATTTGTTTCCCGGCGGACCCGGCGTTCCCAGTAACGACGGAACGTACCGTAACGACTATTCTTCGTTCCCGTACATGACGTGGTTTAGTAATACGCTGATAGTCGCTCTCATTTCGTGCGTTATTTCGACGATCCTCATACTCATGGTATCGTACGCGTTGTCGCGGCTTAGGTTCTCGGCGCGTAAGAAGCTCATGAACATTTCGCTGATACTCGGCTTATTCCCCGGCTTCCTGTCGATGATTGCTTTGTACAATATCTTTAAGGCGTTCAATCTGACCGGCAGTCTTATCGGCTTGGCATTGGTGTATTCGTTGGCTTCCGGTACGGGCTACTATATCGTCAAAGGCTTCTTCGATACGGTGCCATTGGCTATCGACGAGGCGGCGCGCATAGACGGAGCTACCAAGAACAGAATTTTCTGGCGAATGATCATTCCGCTCAGTAAGCCGATCATCATATACACGATCTTAACGTCGTTTATCTCACCCTGGTGCGATTATATTTTAGCCAGCGTGTTCATGATGAATCAGACCGAAAAGTATACTATCGCGGTCGGAATTAGGCAATGGGTCACGGAGCGCGAGCTTGTAGGTAACTACTTTACGCGGTTCTGTGCAGGCGGCGTGTTCGTATCTATCCCGATAGTCATTCTGTACATGATTATGCAGAAGTTCTATGTTGCGGGTATCACCGGCGGCGCGGCTAAGGGCTAAGATTAATGGCAGCTATAAAACAGCACGCGGTACCGTGTGCTGTTTTTAGTTGCGGCATTAGAAAAAACTCTTTTATAAGGACACTTTATCATGAAATTCAAAAAAATAATAAGCGCTATTACGGCGGCGGCGTTAACGTGCGCGTTTGGTGCGTCGCTTATCGGTTGCAGAAACGACAACGGCGGCGACGGGTATGACGATAGCGACATCGTAGAGTATGATCACAACGGCGATACTGCGAGTGCGCTCAACGTTCCCAACGATAACTGCCGCACATATTACGAGATTTTCGTGCGCTCGTTTGCAGACAGCAATAACGACGGTATCGGCGATTTCAAGGGTATTATCGATAACCTCGATTATCTCAACGACGGGGATCCCAATACCGATACCGATCTCGGAATAAACGGTATTTGGCTCATGCCGATCAATCCTTCGCCGTCATACCATAAGTACGACGCGACCGATTATTATGACGTTGATAAAAGCTACGGCACGCTTGCGGATTTCGACGCGCTCGTTAAAGCTTGCGACGACCGCGGAATTTGGTTGCAAATGGACCTCGTGCTTAATCACTCGTCCAATGAGCATCCGTGGTTCTTGGAAGCGGTAAAGGAAGCGCAAAAGGGTATTACCGTCGAAGACAGCAGGTACATGAAAATGTACAACTTTGTACTCAAAGACGATAGACCGTCGAGAGGCACGTATTACGCTGTGCCCAATTCCAATTACTATTACCTCGGCAATTTCTCGAAAACGCAGCCCGACCTTAACCTTGATAGCGAGGAACTGCGCGAGGAGATAAAGAAGATAGTCGATTTCTGGCTGGAACGCGGCGTGCGGTCGTTCCGTTTGGACGCAGTGCCGTGGGCATACGGATTTGCGGCTTCGGACACAAGCAGCGCCAATATCGAATTTTGGACTTGGTTCAACGATTACTGCAATAAAAAGGGTGCGGAAGTGTTCGCCGAGAGCACGCCCGGTCTTGCGAGGTATTGCTACAACGTAGGCGAGGTATGGTCTACGTCGTTCGTTATCGATAAGTATTTCGCAACGGGCATGAGTAATTTTAATTTCACTTACGCAGCTACTTCGAGTTCCGGATTTATAAGCACAGCAAAAGGCTCTGCCAAATCGGGTGCGTCGTCGCTCGTTAAATCGATGGCGGAAATTCAGGCGACCGAGCTCAAAAATGACAGTGCGGCGTTGCTTTCGAACTTCTTGTCCAACCATGACGGCGATCGTTCGTCGGGATCGATGGATGCGACCCAGATTAAGAAAGCCGCAGGGCTGTATCTGCTCATGCCGGGTAACCCCTATATTTACTACGGCGAGGAAATCGGCGCGGCGGGTAGTGGCTCCGACCCTAACCGTAGACTTCCGTTTAATTGGGGGGACGACAGTCATTCGAACATATTCGACCCGCCCGGCGCGGACTATAAGGGTGCGCAAAAGAACGGATCGGTAAAAGATCAAAAGGATAAGACCGATTCGATTTTGGCGTATTACCGTCAGGCGATCAAGCTTCGCAACCGCTTCCCCGAAATCGGTCGCGGTGTGATGACCGCATATGCGCTTGATAAGTGGGGAGTAATCGCTTCGCTCGGCTCGTTCGGCGAAAATAGCGTTAACGAAGTGAATGAGCTCAATAAGTCGGTGGCGGTTTACAAGCTCGAATGGAACGGTAAGAGCGTGCTCATCATACAGAATGTAGGAAAAGAAGAAGCGGAAGTTAAACTCGGTAAAGAGTTTAACGAGACCAAGCTTGTAGGTTCGATTGTTGCGAGCACGGGTAGCGTTTCTGTCGATATGAAAGGTAATGTTTCGCTTCCTGTCGGCGGCGTCGCCGTGTTCAAGTAATTGAGAATTAGCAATTAGAAATTGGGATCAAAGAGTGGTTGCGCCGCGTGGGTGCAGCCGCTCTTTTCAATTAAAAATTAATAATTAAAATGAGTGCTTCGGCTTAACCGCATTAAAATATTTTAACTTAAAGTTTTCTTGCACGCTTTTTAAGAATGGCGTAGAGAAATTAATAACGACCTGAACTTTATTGGGTGTACAAAACAATACCTGCTTAGTCCACACACAACATTAAAAAATTTCAAAAATATGCAGTAAATTTGTTTGACATAGTTGACATTTTGTGATAAAATATCAAAATGCGTTAGTGTGCCGTAGTGTAGGCTTATACACTTGTCATAAAGGTAATGAATATTACTTTTGCGGCGTACGGTAACTATCGCACACTTTACAAAGAGAGAGCTAAACGATTGCCTATCACTCTTCTTTCTTTATAGAACACGTTGCGGTGCGGAAGACGTTTTCGCTCCGCTTTTGCGCGTTTAATTTTAGATAGCTCTCTTTTTCGGCGTTTACGCCGCTCAATTCGTTAATAACTTTCTTTTAGGAGTTTGTATGGCTGAAAGGAAAATTACAAAGGTCAAGTACGGCAATACCGAGCGTATGTCATTCGCTCAGATCCACGAAGTTATCGATATGCCGGATTTGGTCGAAGTGCAGAAAAAGTCCTACAACGATTTTATCGAGAACGGCATACGCGAGGTTTTGCGCGATTTTTCGCCCATCACCGATTATTCGAACCGCGTAGAGCTGTTCTTCGAGGATTACTATCTCGGGCATCGCGAGGGGAATAACCAAAAGCGCAACTATACCGAGAAGGAATGCAAGGACCGCGACGCTACGTTCGCCGTGCCGCTTTACGTTAAGGTTCGCCTTCGTAACTGCGAAACGGACGAGAGCACACGCAGCGAAGTTTATATGGGCGATATGCCGCGCATGACGCCCACGGGCTCGTTCATTATCAACGGCGCGGAGCGAGTCGTTATCTCGCAGCTCGTGCGTTCGCCCGGCGTGTATTTCGATTACGAAAAAGACGTTAAGACCGGTCAGGCGCATTACAGCGCGCAGAATATCCCGTCGCGCGGTGCGTGGCTCGAATTCGAGGAGGATTCGTCTGGCGTTTTGTGGGTGCGTGTGGACCGTCAAAAGAAGGTTCTTGCCACCGTGCTCCTTAGCTGCTTGTCGGCTGTTACCGAAAGCGGGTTCGGCACGGACGAAGCGCTTAAAGAGATTTTCAACAACGATCCTATGATCGAAGTCACTTGCGCTCGCTACGTGGATAAAGAGGACAAGCACCCGCTCGATGAGGAGCGCGCGCTTCTCGAACTTAACCACAAGCTCCGCAGCGGTGAGACTCCGACCATCGATAGCATTAAGCAGTTTATTTACGGCATGTTCTTCGACCGCCGTAAGTACGATTTGTCGCGCGTCGGCCGTTACAAGTATAACAAGAAGATGGCGCTTCGCTACCGCGTGGACGGCTACCGCGTTGCGCGCGATATCATAGACGAAAACGGCGTTGTATACGCGCGTGCCGAGAACAAGGCGCAGCATACTTCCGCCGACGTTCTTACCGAGGAGCTTGCCGTCACCATTCAGAACGCTGGTATCAACGAGGTGTGGGTACTCGACGAGAACGGCAACGAGTTCAACATCATCGGTAACAACCACGTCGACCTTGCGGGCTATATCGACGTCGATCCCCGCAGTATCGGCATTAACGAGATGGTTTACTATCCCGCGCTCGTTAAGCTTATGGACGAGGCGGAAGGCAACCGCGAAAAGCTTGCCGAGCTCTGCTCCAAACATATCGACGACCTTATCGTCAAGCATATCGTCGTCGAGGATATCATATCCACCGTTAACTACATCATGGGATTGCACCGCGGCTTCGGCTCGTGCGATAATATCGACCACCTCGGCAACCGCCGTGTGCGCAGCGTAGGCGAGCTTCTTCAAAACCAATTCCGTATCGGTATGTCGCGGCTTGAACGCGTTGTTCGCGAGCGTATGCAGATCCAGACCGAGACCGAGATCTCGGCGCAAACGCTTATCAACGTTCGCCCCGTATCGAGCGCTATAAAAGAGTTCTTCGGCTCGTCGCAGCTCTCGCAGTTCATGGACGAGACCAACCCCATAGCCGAGCTTACGCACCGCCGCAAGCTGTCCGCGCTCGGTCCCGGCGGTCTTAACCGCGAGCACGTTACGTTCGAGGTTCGTGACGTTCACTACACGCACTATTCGCGTATGTGCCCGATCGAAACGCCCGAAGGTCAGAACATCGGTCTTATCTCGTCGCTTACGAGCTATGCGCGTATCAACGAGTACGGCTATATCGAAGCGCCCTACCGCAGGGTAGACAAGGTCAACCATTGCGTGACCGACGTCGTCGATTATCTTCCCGCCGACGAGGAGGACCGCTACATGATAGCGCAGGCCTCCGAGCCGCTCGACGAGAATAACTGGTTCGTCAACAAGCGCGTTATGCGCCGCTACCGCGAAGAGATAGGCGAGGTCGCGCGTGAGCGTATCGACTACGTAGACGTTTCGCCTCGCCAAATGGTTTCGGTCGCTACGGCGCTCATTCCTTTCCTTGAAAACGACGACTCGCACCGCGCACTCATGGCGTCCAACATGCAGCGTCAGGCAGTTCCGCTTCTTCGCACAGAGGCTCCTATCGTCGGCACGGGTATCGAGCATAAGATCGCTTACGACTCGGGCGTTATGGTCATTGCGCGCGAAGCGGGCGTGGTCGATTACGTCGACGCCGAGCGTATCATAGTCAACGAGGACGGCGGCAACCGTCAAACCTATTTGTTAAAGAAGTTCGTCGGTTCCAACCAAGGCACGTG
The DNA window shown above is from Clostridiales bacterium and carries:
- a CDS encoding ABC transporter permease subunit gives rise to the protein MIGLRSKRILSDTVIYIILILMVFIWLFPLVWMILRAFDANTSSTSTTIFPTEYTWNNFRNLFPGGPGVPSNDGTYRNDYSSFPYMTWFSNTLIVALISCVISTILILMVSYALSRLRFSARKKLMNISLILGLFPGFLSMIALYNIFKAFNLTGSLIGLALVYSLASGTGYYIVKGFFDTVPLAIDEAARIDGATKNRIFWRMIIPLSKPIIIYTILTSFISPWCDYILASVFMMNQTEKYTIAVGIRQWVTERELVGNYFTRFCAGGVFVSIPIVILYMIMQKFYVAGITGGAAKG
- a CDS encoding alpha-amylase, with translation MKFKKIISAITAAALTCAFGASLIGCRNDNGGDGYDDSDIVEYDHNGDTASALNVPNDNCRTYYEIFVRSFADSNNDGIGDFKGIIDNLDYLNDGDPNTDTDLGINGIWLMPINPSPSYHKYDATDYYDVDKSYGTLADFDALVKACDDRGIWLQMDLVLNHSSNEHPWFLEAVKEAQKGITVEDSRYMKMYNFVLKDDRPSRGTYYAVPNSNYYYLGNFSKTQPDLNLDSEELREEIKKIVDFWLERGVRSFRLDAVPWAYGFAASDTSSANIEFWTWFNDYCNKKGAEVFAESTPGLARYCYNVGEVWSTSFVIDKYFATGMSNFNFTYAATSSSGFISTAKGSAKSGASSLVKSMAEIQATELKNDSAALLSNFLSNHDGDRSSGSMDATQIKKAAGLYLLMPGNPYIYYGEEIGAAGSGSDPNRRLPFNWGDDSHSNIFDPPGADYKGAQKNGSVKDQKDKTDSILAYYRQAIKLRNRFPEIGRGVMTAYALDKWGVIASLGSFGENSVNEVNELNKSVAVYKLEWNGKSVLIIQNVGKEEAEVKLGKEFNETKLVGSIVASTGSVSVDMKGNVSLPVGGVAVFK
- a CDS encoding DNA-directed RNA polymerase subunit beta, which codes for MSFAQIHEVIDMPDLVEVQKKSYNDFIENGIREVLRDFSPITDYSNRVELFFEDYYLGHREGNNQKRNYTEKECKDRDATFAVPLYVKVRLRNCETDESTRSEVYMGDMPRMTPTGSFIINGAERVVISQLVRSPGVYFDYEKDVKTGQAHYSAQNIPSRGAWLEFEEDSSGVLWVRVDRQKKVLATVLLSCLSAVTESGFGTDEALKEIFNNDPMIEVTCARYVDKEDKHPLDEERALLELNHKLRSGETPTIDSIKQFIYGMFFDRRKYDLSRVGRYKYNKKMALRYRVDGYRVARDIIDENGVVYARAENKAQHTSADVLTEELAVTIQNAGINEVWVLDENGNEFNIIGNNHVDLAGYIDVDPRSIGINEMVYYPALVKLMDEAEGNREKLAELCSKHIDDLIVKHIVVEDIISTVNYIMGLHRGFGSCDNIDHLGNRRVRSVGELLQNQFRIGMSRLERVVRERMQIQTETEISAQTLINVRPVSSAIKEFFGSSQLSQFMDETNPIAELTHRRKLSALGPGGLNREHVTFEVRDVHYTHYSRMCPIETPEGQNIGLISSLTSYARINEYGYIEAPYRRVDKVNHCVTDVVDYLPADEEDRYMIAQASEPLDENNWFVNKRVMRRYREEIGEVARERIDYVDVSPRQMVSVATALIPFLENDDSHRALMASNMQRQAVPLLRTEAPIVGTGIEHKIAYDSGVMVIAREAGVVDYVDAERIIVNEDGGNRQTYLLKKFVGSNQGTCINQRAIVKKGERVAKGTVLADGHSTSQAELALGKNVLVGFMSWEGYNYEDAILISERIAKDDVFTSIHINKHETEARDTKLGAEEITRDIPNVSPEALKNLDEEGIIRIGAEVDSGDILVGKVTPKGETDLTPEERLLRAIFGDKAREVRDTSLKVPHGEGGIVVDVKVFTRANRDEMKPGVNKLVRVYIAQKRKISVGDKMAGRHGNKGVISRVLPEEDMPFMADGTPLQIVLNPLGVPSRMNIGQVLEVHLGLVAKALGWKVATPVFDGAIESDIQKLLAENGYVSPDGEVDGKIQMYDGRTGEPFENRATVGYMYMLKLIHLVDDKMHARSTGPYSLVTQQPLGGKAQNGGQRFGEMEVWALYAYGAANVLQEIMTVKSDDIAGRSKTYDSIIRGMDVSEPGIPESFKVLIKELQALALDVKVLTENKEEIGIKELMDDDPVLYDAEPTQKHYDSSLFGEDDDVAPDDDILGGLDDDEETPKDDELGGGLFGEDVDYADPFADSPLDDLDDEND